A genomic window from Salvelinus sp. IW2-2015 linkage group LG13, ASM291031v2, whole genome shotgun sequence includes:
- the LOC111971956 gene encoding large ribosomal subunit protein uL15: MHHHRINFDKYHPGYFGKVGMRHYHLKRNTVHCPTVNLDKLWTLVSEQTRLNYAKKPEGPAPIIDAVRAGYFKVLGKGKLPKQPVIVKAKFFSRRAEEKIKAVGGACVLMA, encoded by the exons ATGCATCACCACAGAATTAACTTTGACAAATA CCACCCGGGCTACTTTGGTAAGGTGGGTATGAGACACTACCATCTCAAAAGGAACACGGTGCACTGCCCCACTGTCAACCTCGACAAGCTGTGGACGCTGGTGAGCGAGCAGACCAGGCTCAACTACGCCAAGAAGCCTGAGGGCCCCGCTCCCATCATTGATGCTGTGCGCGCT GGCTACTTCAAAGTGCTGGGCAAAGGCAAGCTGCCCAAGCAGCCTGTGATCGTCAAGGCAAAGTTCTTCAGCCGACGGGCGGAGGAGAAGATCAAAGCAGTGGGAGGAGCCTGTGTGCTGATGGCATAA
- the LOC111971951 gene encoding A-kinase-interacting protein 1, which yields MELSLLRSARLGLEVLERASRRSVDWSSSNPYPSTTPKDDNAVSEEVQGDSAHTSLDXAFETIAEFMAQTTYQCKNFYMSETEPMENERTHVCRYHSQSHQHPGTSLQTRKHAQSSPEDFHIEVSPGTYKITAGTQDSQQQTRVVRINAGESMNLTFHL from the exons ATGGAGTTATCCCTGCTCCGCTCCGCCAGACTCGGCCTAGAAGTACTGGAGAGAGCCTCGAGACGGAGTGTAGACTGGTCTAGTTCGAATCCGTATCCCAGTACAACACCAAAGGATGACAACGCCGTGAGTGAGGAG GTTCAGGGAGACTCAGCCCACACAAGCCTGGATKATGCTTTTGAGACCATAGCTGAATTCATGGCACAGACAACATATCAATGCAAG AACTTTTACATGTCGGAGACAGAGCCTATGGAAAATGAGAGAACCCATGTGTGTAGATACCATTCTCAATCTCACCAACACCCAGGGACCTCACTGCAGACCAGGAAACAT GCACAGTCATCACCTGAGGATTTCCACATTGAGGTGTCTCCAGGTACCTATAAAATTACTGCAGGAACGCAGGACTCCCAGCAACAGACCCGGGTAGTACGGATTAATGCAGGAGAGAGCATGAACCTCACATTTCACCTCTAA